The region TATGAGTAACGGCTGCAGCCGGATTAATTTCCTTTGAACCGCTTAATAAATACTGAGCCCACTTGCCGTTTTCATGATGCCAATACATAGGTGCAACAATGGCGTTTTTATGTACCCAATCCCATCCTTCAGTATGCCATATCATCGCGTTAGAATAACCACCGTCATTTATGAACGCTATCCATTCTCCGTTAGTAACTAATGAATTACAGATAGCATAAGGTTCTAAAAACACCCGATGTCTCGGCAGTTCATTATCGTAACAAAATTCCTTAGAATCGTGGCCTATGGCATAAACACCTTCTTTTATTTCTGTAAAATCACAAGGGGTGTTTTCAAGGAGTTCTTCATTGGAAACGCTGCCGTATTCTGGTTGTAAAGGATTGTTTCCTAAAATATACTTGATGTCGGTAAGTAGTAATTCTTGATGTTGTTTTTCATGATGAATGCCTATTTCTAAGACTGGAATTAGCTCTTCTGTCAGGTGATTTTCTATCAACTGTTGCATGTGAGAAGTTACATAGGCTCGGTACAGGTAAATCTCTTTTACACTAGGTCTTGAAAGATTACCGCGATCAGTTCGTACCACTCGTTTCCCTATACTTTCATAATAGCTATTGAAAACAAAGGCGTAGCTTTTGTGATACCTCTTGTAATTAGGGAGGTGTGCATCCAGTAAAAATTCTTCAAAAAACCAAGTCGTATGGCCTAGATGCCACTTGGGGGGCGACACATCTACGATAGGCTGTACCACATAATCTTCTGTTTCTAATGGTTGACATATACGTTCTGTAGCGGTTCGTGTTTCGATAAAAAGTTGAAGAAGTTGCTTGGTAGAAATCATTTACTCAAAGTTAGGGTGTTTTTGCGTATTACGCTTTCGCGAAAGCTTTAACCTCCAGTTAAATTGATTTTGAAGATACATTCTTTCCTTAAATATTGTTGTACTAATTCAAAAATAAAGATAGCTGGAACAAATAAAATGGTCTCGTCCCATCTGTTATTATAGTTGTAATGTCTGGGTGGGAGCGGCTCTTTGTGTTTGGTATGATACCTGACGAGCCTAATTCCAAAAACAATAATTACTGCTGCAACCAAAACGATCACAATCAATACAAAAGCTTTGGGTATAGCGTCTTTCATCAAAGCTCGTTGTAGTCTTTGCACCTGCTCTTTCTCCTGAACTCTTAGCTGCTTTTCCCGTCTTTAATTCTTTTTTTTTCTAGGGCTTTGTAATAAGTTTCTGGGGGAATAAGTTTATAATTCCTAGTTTTAGCCTCCTGGAGGTTGATAGGAATTTGATAAGACTAGCTTAAACAGCAACTATGCCTTTAATCGCAGGATGTGGATCGTAATTTTCTAAACTGAAATCTTCATACTTAAAATCAAATATATTTTTGATTTCGGGATTCAGTTTCATTTGTGGTAATGCTCTCGGTTCTCTAGTCAGTTGCAGTTCTACCTGCTCTCTTAAGTTGTTGTAAATATGTACATCACCAAAGCTGTGGATAAAATCGCCACATTCCAAATCGCATACCTGCGCGACCATCATGGTTAACAAAGCATAGCTTGCAATGTTAAAAGGAACGCCTAGAAACACATCAGCGCTTCTCTGATAGAGTTGACAGCTCAACTTATTGTCAGCCACATAGAATTGGAAAAATGCGTGGCAAGGTGGTAAAGCAGCTTTACCATTTTCTACATTTTCTGAAAAACTTTTACCAGTATCAGGAAGCACGCTCGGATTCCATGCGCTTACCATCATACGGCGACTGTTAGGGTTGGTCTTTAAGGTGTGTATGACGTCTTTGATTTGATCTATTCCTTCATCATTCCAATTGCGCCACTGGTGTCCATAAACAGGGCCAAGATCGCCATTCTCATCAGCCCATTCATTCCATATTCTTACGTTATGATCTTTGAGGTACTGAATGTTAGTGTCTCCAGATAGCAACCACAGCAGTTCGTGAATAATGGATTTTAAGTGTACCTTTTTTGTTGTTACTAAGGGAAAGCCTTTTTGAAGATTAAAACGCATTTGATAGCCGAAAAGGCTGCGGGTTCCAGTTCCAGTGCGATCACCTTTGTCGGTTCCGTTTTCTAAAATATCTTGAAGTAAATCTTGGTATTGTTTCATAATCAATAAAGTTGCTTTGTTGACACTTGTTAAAGCCAGACATTACAAATTACTTGAAATCTATAATTAAAAACGAATAAATGTTATCGAAGATATAAGCTTTTATTAACCAGCGTGACGCTCGTCTTCATTATCAGTAAATGAATCTGCCCAAGCGACCGCACTTTCCATATTATTGAAAAAGCCAAAGGAGCCAGAATATAAAGATTGCTCTGTAGCCGCTTGAATTTTTTGTTCTAAAGTAGTTCCAACTACAGCAATTCCTATCATAGTCTTTGCATTCACAAGTTGGTATACTTTAGCGTCTACATCATGGCCAAATTCACGATTAGAGATAAACACTATTTTTTCTTTGCCGTAATAATCGTTGATATCAGTGAGCATGCGCATGGCAATTTCATTGTTCACAATTACCCCAGAATGTAACAGGCCTATAACGTAGTGGTCATAGCAAGACATGGAACCAAAGGTGTAATCAAACTTGTGCTTGTAAGGGATGATTTTCAAGAGGGGATGTTTTTTTTAAATATGAACTTTGGCAAAAATAAACCTTTCTTTAACAAAAGCTTGGGTTTTACAAATTTATCCAAATAACATTCCTGCTATGGTTGCTGTAAGCAGTGCCGCGCAAGTTCCTCCTATAAGTGCCTTAATACCAAAAGCGGCTAAGGTTTTACGTTGCCCAGGAGCAAGAACACCTATTCCTCCTATTTGTATTCCAATAGACGCAAAGTTTGCAAATCCACAAAGAGCATAAGTGGCTATAATAATCGATTTAGGATGCATTATTTTACCCGCCTCCTTAAGGTCTTTCAAAGATCCATACGCTATGAATTCATTAAGGATGGTTTTCTCTCCCAGAAGTTGACCTACTAAAACAATATCGTCTGTATGAACACCTATAACCCATGCAATAGGTGCAAAGAGGTTCCCTAAAATGTATTGCATGGAAAAGCCGTCGTACCTACCGTTACTAGAAGATTCTATGATGGAGTTTAAACCAGTGTATTCTCCTATTAAGTCCTTTAGTCCAAAATTCACTACGGCGATTAACGCCGTGAAAACAAGAAGCATGGCACCGACATTTACAGCTAGTTTTAATCCATCTGTGGTACCACGCGAAATGGCATCTAATATGTTACTACCTATTTTATCTTTAGAAACGTTAAGGGATCTGTCAATTTTAGTTTTGTCTTCTTCTGGATACAGCATTTTAGCGATTACGATTGCCGCAGGTGCACTCATTATTGATGCGGTGAGCAAGTGCTTGGTAAATAATATTTGTTGAGCTTCACTTTCGCCACCTAGAAATCCTATAAAAGCAGCAAGGACGCCACCGGCAATAGTGGCCATGCCACCTACCATAAGACATAGCATTTCTGATTTGGTCATTTTCTCTAGATAAGGCTTGACTACCAGAGGTGCTTCTGTCTGTCCAATAAAAATATTTGCTGCAGCTGCAAGGGACTCTGCACCACTTAATCGCATTGTTTTACTCATGATCCAAGCGAGTACATAAACTACTTTTTGAAGGATTCCTAAGTAATATAAAAGCGATGTAAATGCCGAAAAGAAAACAATAGTCGGGAGGACCTTAAAGGCAAATACATAACCCCAATTACCACTAGTGTCTATAAAATTACCAAAAACAAACTCTGCTCCAGCTTCACTGACAGCAAGAAATCTGACAACACCAGTTGAAATAGCGTCGAAAATATAGGCTACACTCTCAAATTTAAGAACAGAAATAGCAAAAACAATTTGTAAGGTAATACCCACTATCACCAAACGCCAGTCTATCTTTCTTTTATTCTTACTTAATACAAAGCAAAGTCCTAATATAAACAGGATCCCTAGTATTCCTCGATAAAAGCTTTCAAGGTTAAAGCCTAACTCATTAGATATTTGAACATTAGAAGAAGCGATTTTTTTTTTGATTAAAAAAGTATAAGTAACGCTCTTGTTTTTTAATAGCAAGCTATCGCCATTTACCTTTTCTAGATCAAACTGTTTAAGTTCTATTAGTGGTTCATTTGGATAAAGAGCGATAAAGTCCCCCTGTAAAATAAACCTACCACTAGAATTGAGACTATCTATTCCAGTGTAGTACTTGTAATTCTGTTTATGGAAGGAAATGCTGTCTAGCTGTAATGGTGTTGCTTGGGAAAGATCATCTGCCGTTGCCGAGTGGAGTGCCCATGTTCCTTCTATAGGGGTATTATCTTGAGCATTTGCTATAAATGAAAAACAGATAAAAGTTAAAGCAGTAAAAAATCTGGACAGAAAAGAAATCATATTTTTGCGGAAAGGGTTATCGTTTAGATATTTCATCTCTGATTTGCGCGGCCAGTTCATAGTTTTCGTTAGCAACAGCTTCACCCAACATCTTTTTAAGTTCAGTTAAGGAGAATTTACTATAATCGTTTGCTTCTTCGGTTGCTGTATTGATGAGCTCATCAATCATTTCTTCACCATCTAATTCTACAACTTCCAGTTCTTTGTCTGGTTTAATGTGTTGTTGGATTCCTGCTTCTTCTAGAATATTTTCATAAGTGAAAACAGGTGCTTTGAATCTTACCGCCAGTGCGATTGCATCGCTGGTTCGGGCATCAATTATTTCTTCAATTTTATCTCTTTCACAAATAAGGCTGCTGTAGAAAACACCATCTACTAACTTGTGAATGATCACTTGTTTTACAGTAATAGAAAATCGTTGTGCAAAACTTTTAAATAAATCATGGGTAAGAGGTCGCGGCGGACTCAGCTCTTTTTCTAAAGCGATGGCGATGCTTTGTGCTTCAAATGCTCCTATGACGATGGGTAGTTGCCTAGAGCCATCAACTTCTTTGAGCACTAATGCATAAGCACCGTTCTGAGTTTGGCTGTAAGATATGCCTCGTATTTTAAGTCGTTTTAGACTCATGCTTAGTTAATTGCTAGAAATAGAAATCATTAGGCTTTTTCTATGTACTTAAAAATTGTTCTTTTCAAATTAAACTTTTGCCTTTACGCTGCTTAGGGTTATACGGAGCAGTTCAAAAAGCATTGATTTAACTTTAAAAATTCTGTTTTTATTTAGACCTAAAACATCTAAATGAGTTCATAAAAAAAGCTGTGCAAAAATGGGGATTTTCTCCTATTGCACAGCTCTAAAAGTAAGAAATTCTTAATGAACTTATAAAGAATCTTAAGCGTTTTCCGCTTTAAAGGCTTTTAATTTTTCAATGAGAGCAGGAACGACTTCAAAAGCGTCACCTACCACACCATAGTCTGCTGCCTTAAAGAAAGGAGCTTCTGGGTCTGTATTGATGACTACTTTAATCTTAGAAGAGTTGATTCCAGCAAGGTGCTGTATAGCTCCAGAAATACCTATAGCGATGTATAAGTTAGAAGCAACTGGCTTTCCTGTCTGTCCTACATGTTCTCCATGTGGTCTCCATCCCAAGTCACTTACTGGCTTTGAACAAGCTGTTGCTGCTCCTAAAACGTCTGCAAGCTCTTCAATCATTCCCCAGTTTTCTGGTCCTTTCATACCACGACCTGCACTTACCACGACTTCAGCATCTGCTATAGTTACTTTATCAGTAGCTTTATCTACGGACTGAACATGAACAGTAAAGTCTGCATCACTTAATGATGGAGTAAATGCTTGAACGGCACAATCAGTTGCATTTTCTTTAAGACCATAAGCGTTTTTAGATATTCCAACTAACTTTATGTCGGTAGTAATTGCTGTATTAGAAAAGGCTTTGTTTGTAAAAACAGTTCTTTTTACGGTAAAAGGTTCTGTGGAAGAAGGCATTTCGGTTACATTAGAAACATAACCCGCTTCTAAATGCACACTTACTAGGGATCCTAAATACTTAGAATCTGCACTAGAACTGATTACTACCACTTTTGCATTTTCAGCTTTTGCGGCTTGTGCAATAGCGTTAGCATAGGCCGCAGCATTAAATTTATCTAATTTGGAATCGCTTACATTGTGCAACCTACTCACACCGTAAGTTCCTAAATCTCCAGCGTCATTAGCATGAAAAGATATAGCGGCAACATCTGTTCCCATCATATCTGCCACACCTTTTGCATAACTGGCTACTTCATAAGCAGTCTTTTTAAAACTACCGTTTTCTGATTCTGTATATACGAGTACTGACATATATTTTGATTTTTATTGTAACATCCATATCTAATGGACGGTTACTTGTTTTGTTATGGTTTGGCTTTTTTACCGTATCAATTGCGGTACAAGCCTTTTTTAATTTCGCTTTCGCGAAAGCGAAATACGTCACATATTAAAATACAGAATTTAATCATTCTGTATTTTAATCCTTAGCTATTAAATCGCTTTTGCTTCGTTGTGAAGTAAATCGATTAATCTGTCCAGATCTCCAGCATCTACAAGAGTTACCTGGCCTTTAGGCTCTGGTTTTGTAAAGGAAATACTATTCGTTTCTGTAGTAGTATCTGTTGCTGGAATTACAGTTAATGACTTTTTACGTGCCATCATAATTCCCCTCATATTAGGAATTCTCAAGTCACTTTCTTCAACAAGACCTTTTTGACCACCTATTACCAGTGGAAGGCTTGCCGTTACAGTTTCTTTACCCCCATCGATTTCACGTACAGCAGTGGCGTTAGAGCCATCTACTTCAAGAGAAATACACGTATTAACAAAGCTAGCTCCGGTCATTGCAGCGATCATGCCTGGAACCATTCCACCGTTATAATCGATTGATTCACGACCAGCGATGATAAGGTCATAACCACCATCTTTTACAACAGCACTTAATTGCTTTGCTACTTGATAACCGTCTGTGGCTGGCGTATCCACTCTAATAGCCGTATCTGCACCTATAGCGAGTGCTTTTCTCAATGTTGGTTCTACTTCAGCTCCACCTACAGTAACAACATCTACACTTGCTCCTTGTTTTTCTTTGAACCACATGGCGCGAGTCAGACCAAATTCATCATTTGGATTGATCACAAATTGAACACCGCTTGTGTCAAATTGTGTATCATTATCTGTAAAATTGATTTTGGAAGTGGTATCGGGCACGTGGCTGATACATACTAATATCTTCATATTTTATAGTCTTTTAAATCTTTTCAATCGTTTGCGAAAATACAGAAAAAACAAATAATAAATTATGCACGCATAATAAAACTTTGTTTAAATATTTATCGCCTATTGATTTTACATAATTTTCAAAAGCAGCGTAAGTGTTGTCTTATATAGGTTTTAGGTAAATAGTTTCAAATTTCAATGTTAATAGTAAGTAATTAGGGTATTTTTTAGCCTAAAATTCTCTAATACTAAGCTTATGTAAGTTATTTTTGTTTTCTTGAAATTTGATCACATCCATATCCTATATATATGAAGACAATACAATTCCGCGAGGCAATATGCGAAGCGATGAGTGAAGAAATGAGACGCGACGAGACTATCTACCTGATGGGTGAAGAAGTGGCAGAATACAATGGAGCCTATAAAGCTTCTAAAGGAATGTTAGACGAGTTCGGTGCAAAGCGAGTTATTGATACTCCTATAGCTGAGCTTGGTTTTGCTGGTATAGCTATTGGTTCTACGATGACAGGTAACCGTCCTATCGTAGAATACATGACTTTTAACTTTTCACTAGTCGGTATCGACCAGATCATTAACAACGCCGCAAAAATACGCCAGATGTCTGGTGGACAGTTCAAGTGTCCTATCGTTTTCCGTGGTCCTACAGCAAGTGCAGGGCAACTTGCAGCAACGCACTCGCAAGCTTTTGAAAACTGGTTTGCCAACACGCCAGGTCTTAAAGTAATTGTACCATCAAATCCTTATGATGCTAAAGGGCTTCTCAAAGCTGCTATACGCGATGACGATCCAGTTATTTTTATGGAGTCTGAGCAAATGTATGGTGATAAAGGAGAAGTGCCTGAAGGGGAGTATGTACTACCTATTGGTGTTGCAGAGATAAAGAGAGAAGGAACTGATGTGACCATCGTTTCTTTTGGTAAAATTATTAAAGAAGCCTACAAAGCGGCAGAAGAGTTGGAAAAAGAGGGGATTTCTTGTGAAATCATCGATTTAAGAACCATACGTCCTTATGATAAGGAAGCGATCTTGAAGTCGGTTAAGAAAACCAACCGATTGATAATCCTTGAAGAAGCATGGCCATTTGGTAACGTATCCACTGAGATTTCTCACATGGTACAAGCAGAGGCATTTGATTACCTCGATGCTCCTATTTATAAAATCAATACACAAGATACTCCAGCACCTTATTCTCCAGTTTTATTTGCAGAATGGTTGCCTAACTACAAAGATGTGGTGGAAGGAGTAAAGAAAGTGATGTATAAGAACTAGTTTTTTTATCCATAAATATGTAAAACCCATTTCTTATGAAATGGGTTTTTTTAGTTTTAAAAGATCAACAGCACTTTTATACATTAAACACCTCCACTTAACGATAGTATTTTTACTTTTGATTTTTACCTACTTATGAAAAATGATGTAAATAATTACGCTTTCGCGAAAGCGATATCCAAACAAGTCCTATTTATAGGGATTCTTTTTTTTACTCTAATAGGTATCGCTCAGACTAAAGTAGGCGGAGTGATCTATGACGAATTTGGAGATGGCGTACCATTTGCAAACGTAGTCTTCCCAGGTTCCAGCGAAGGAACCATCTCTAATGATAATGGAAGGTTTTATTTGCAATCTGAGAACACCTATCAGGAGGTGGAATTCTCTTTTGTAGGATATAAAACACAAATATTAAAATTGGATGTCAAGATTAATCTGGACCTAAAAATAATATTACAAACTGATACGGCAGAATTAGATGCTGTAATGGTCTATGCTGGAAAAACTTCTAAAAAGAACAATCCTGCCATCGATATTCTACGTAAAGTATGGGAAAATAGACGTAAAAATGGACTTTCTCAATTTGAGCAGTATCAGTACGATAAATATGAGAAGCTGGAATTTGACATGAATACCATAGACAGTTCCATGATCAAATCCAAGTTGTTTAAGGGGATGGAGTTTGTTTTTAATTATGCTGATACCAGTCGTATTACAGGTAAAACCTATTTGCCTATTTTTATTAATGAATCCCTTTCTACGGTTTATGGAGATAATGAAATCAATAATGAAATAGACGATGTAAAAGCAAATAAAAACTCTGGTTTTTCCAACAACCAGACATTGATTGCCTTTGTAAAGGACTTGTACAACGATATTGATGTGTACGATCGTTATTTAAAATTCTTTGATAAGAGCTTTACCAGTCCAGTAGGAAAAAGCGGTATTGATACCTATAACTATGTATTGAGGGATACTGCGATTGTCGATGGAGTAGAGGCGTACAACATTGTTTATTATCCGCGTCGTAAAGGAGAGCTTACTTTTAAAGGAGATTTTTGGGTAGCTACAGATTCCTATGCGATCAAAGAGATCAACATGCAGGCAACAAAAAGTGCCAACATTAACTGGGTCAAAGAAATCTATATTGAACAAGAATATGATGTCTTAAACGACAGTTTGTTTTTAATAACCCGCGATTACTTTTTGAGTGATTTTGCTTTGAATAAAAAGGAAAAATCAAAAGGTATTTATGGAAAACGCACCACCTTATTTGATAATTATCAATTTGACATTGCAAAAGATCCAGATTTTTACAGGCGTAGAGTAAATGATTACAACCCAGAAATCTATGATAGAGATGAAGCGTACTGGGACAAAAACAGATTAGAAAAACTCAATAAGGATGAGAAGCAGGTGTACACCATGCTGGACACGCTTAAAAAGAATAAGAAATTCAAGCGTCTTTATAATATAGGTACAGTTCTCGCATCTGGATATTATGAGTTCGATGGCTTTGACTTTGGTCCTATTTTTTCCACTTTCGGATTTAATGATGTAGAAGGGGTGCGTTTGCGTGCTGGAGGAAGAACTTTCTTTACAGCAAATGATCCATGGAGAATAGAAGGTTACGGGGCCTATGGTTTTACCGATCAAAAATTCAAATTTGGAATAGGGGGAAAATACCTATTAGATAAACAAAGCAGATTGATCGTAAGCGTTGGTTATAGAGACGATGTAGAACAACTCGCTGCCAGTCTTACCAGAACAAATGATGTTTTAGGGCGCAGTCTTGCATCAAGCGCCTTAATCAGTGCAGGAAACAATGGCAGGCTTTCTAAAATTAAATTAGGAGTGGCAGCGGTAAGTTTTGAACCGCTGTACAATCTAGAATTTAGATTAGGAGCCAGTTATAGAAAAATTGAAACTGCAAACCCAGGCTTTTTTAGTTTAGATTACTTTGATACAGATGCTCCAGGAGGAATAGGTTCTGAAACCAATCAAGCGGAGGTGGACTTCTCTATTACCTATAAGCCAGGTCGTAAAACGACCAACTATGGTGTGGACCGAACCATCATTAATGATGGTGCTTACCCAATACTTTTCTTAAATTATGCCCGAGGTTTTAAAGATCTTTTTAGTAGTAATTTTGATTATGATAAGGCACAGTTCTATTACAGTCATCCATTTCAGATAGGGGTTTTTGGTAGATTAACAGCCCGTCTTGAAGCAGGGAAAACTTTTGGAGAAGTGCCACTGGCGTTGCTAGATGTCATTCCAGGAAACCAGACCTATTTCAATATTCCCGGTTCCTTTAATACCATGAATTTTTACGAGTTTGTAACCGATGAGTACCTTATGGTGAACTTAAATCATAATTTTAATGGACGTCTTTTTTCACGTATACCAGGCTTAAGAGATTTAAATTTAAGAGAATTGGTAGGTGTGAAAGCTGCCTACGGTCGCATCAGTGATGAGAATATAGCATTAAATGCAAGCGGTCTCAATTACCTCGCACCAGAAGATATTTTTTGGGAATACAGTGTAGGAGTTGGTAATATATTTAAAGTATTGCGATTAGACGTCAACTTTAGAGGGGGCTACAATTACTTGCCAGATGCCAGACAAATTGCAGTGACTGGTAGTTTTGGTTTTTATTTTTAGAAACGTATTCAAACAGCATCTTTACATTGATAGGTCATACCGCTGTAGAGCGGTATCGGCTGGAAATTATCTCAAAAACCCATTTACTTTATGTAGATGGGTTTTTTGGTTTCCGCTTTCGCGAAAGCGGAATCACATCAATTTTTAACCAGACTTATAATTATTCAAATCGTAGTTTATTGTTATCATATCTGTATGATTAATACTGCTGTTAGTGAATATTTATTCGATTCGAAATATAGCGATCGTTTTCTTAACATTATTTTATTACTTTAGCGAGATTTAAAAACCAAATACCAACTATTTTATGGAATCGTATATGATTTATTTGCCAATTCTTTTGGCAGTTTTGGGGCTAGTTTACATGCTCATTAAAAAATCCTGGGTAATGAAGCAGGATGCCGGCGACGGTAAAATGAAAGAAATTTCAGATCACATTTATGAAGGTGCATTGGCCTTTCTAAAAGCAGAATATAAATTACTGGCCATTTTTGTGTTCGTGGTAAGTGTTCTGTTATTTATAGTATCTCTTTTTGTTCCTTCTACCCACTGGATGATTGTTATCGCATTTATTTGTGGAGCCATATTCTCAGCTTACGCGGGAAATATAGGAATGAAAATAGCCACCAAAACAAACGTGAGAACCACACAAGCAGCTCGTACAAGTTTGCCTAAAGCCTTAGATGTTTCTTTCGGTGGAGGCATGGTAATGGGACTAGGCGTTGCTGGTCTTGCCGTTTTAGGTTTAACAGGATTCTTTTTATTGTTCTATCATTTCTTTATGGGTGGAGAATGGACTGATAATGATGCCATGACCGTTGTGCTTGAAACACTTGCCGGATTCTCTCTTGGAGCAGAGTCTATTGCACTTTTTGCTCGTGTAGGTGGCGGTATTTATACCAAAGCAGCTGACGTAGGTGCTGATCTTGTAGGTAAAGTAGAAGCAGGAATCCCGGAAGACGATCCACGTAATCCAGCAACTATTGCAGATAATGTAGGTGATAATGTAGGTGATGTTGCAGGAATGGGAGCAGATTTATTTGGTTCTTATGTAGCGACAATTCTAGCAGCTATGGTTCTTGGAAATTACGTAATAAAAGACATGGGTGGCAATATCGTTAACGAAGGCTTTGGCGGTATAGGTCCTATCTTATTGCCAATGTCTATTGCTGGTGTAGGTATCATTATTTCTATGATAGGAATGATGTTGGTGCGATTAAAAAAC is a window of Nonlabens sp. MB-3u-79 DNA encoding:
- a CDS encoding thymidylate synthase yields the protein MKIIPYKHKFDYTFGSMSCYDHYVIGLLHSGVIVNNEIAMRMLTDINDYYGKEKIVFISNREFGHDVDAKVYQLVNAKTMIGIAVVGTTLEQKIQAATEQSLYSGSFGFFNNMESAVAWADSFTDNEDERHAG
- a CDS encoding pyruvate dehydrogenase complex E1 component subunit beta; the encoded protein is MKTIQFREAICEAMSEEMRRDETIYLMGEEVAEYNGAYKASKGMLDEFGAKRVIDTPIAELGFAGIAIGSTMTGNRPIVEYMTFNFSLVGIDQIINNAAKIRQMSGGQFKCPIVFRGPTASAGQLAATHSQAFENWFANTPGLKVIVPSNPYDAKGLLKAAIRDDDPVIFMESEQMYGDKGEVPEGEYVLPIGVAEIKREGTDVTIVSFGKIIKEAYKAAEELEKEGISCEIIDLRTIRPYDKEAILKSVKKTNRLIILEEAWPFGNVSTEISHMVQAEAFDYLDAPIYKINTQDTPAPYSPVLFAEWLPNYKDVVEGVKKVMYKN
- a CDS encoding NupC/NupG family nucleoside CNT transporter translates to MISFLSRFFTALTFICFSFIANAQDNTPIEGTWALHSATADDLSQATPLQLDSISFHKQNYKYYTGIDSLNSSGRFILQGDFIALYPNEPLIELKQFDLEKVNGDSLLLKNKSVTYTFLIKKKIASSNVQISNELGFNLESFYRGILGILFILGLCFVLSKNKRKIDWRLVIVGITLQIVFAISVLKFESVAYIFDAISTGVVRFLAVSEAGAEFVFGNFIDTSGNWGYVFAFKVLPTIVFFSAFTSLLYYLGILQKVVYVLAWIMSKTMRLSGAESLAAAANIFIGQTEAPLVVKPYLEKMTKSEMLCLMVGGMATIAGGVLAAFIGFLGGESEAQQILFTKHLLTASIMSAPAAIVIAKMLYPEEDKTKIDRSLNVSKDKIGSNILDAISRGTTDGLKLAVNVGAMLLVFTALIAVVNFGLKDLIGEYTGLNSIIESSSNGRYDGFSMQYILGNLFAPIAWVIGVHTDDIVLVGQLLGEKTILNEFIAYGSLKDLKEAGKIMHPKSIIIATYALCGFANFASIGIQIGGIGVLAPGQRKTLAAFGIKALIGGTCAALLTATIAGMLFG
- the egtB gene encoding ergothioneine biosynthesis protein EgtB encodes the protein MISTKQLLQLFIETRTATERICQPLETEDYVVQPIVDVSPPKWHLGHTTWFFEEFLLDAHLPNYKRYHKSYAFVFNSYYESIGKRVVRTDRGNLSRPSVKEIYLYRAYVTSHMQQLIENHLTEELIPVLEIGIHHEKQHQELLLTDIKYILGNNPLQPEYGSVSNEELLENTPCDFTEIKEGVYAIGHDSKEFCYDNELPRHRVFLEPYAICNSLVTNGEWIAFINDGGYSNAMIWHTEGWDWVHKNAIVAPMYWHHENGKWAQYLLSGSKEINPAAAVTHISYYEAFAFAQWKGMRLPTEFEWEVAQSNFNHGNRWEWTESAYLPYPNYQKPEGALGEYNGKFMVNQKVLRGSSIATPANHMRPTYRNFFHAPLRWQFTSLRLAQSL
- a CDS encoding thymidylate synthase; this encodes MKQYQDLLQDILENGTDKGDRTGTGTRSLFGYQMRFNLQKGFPLVTTKKVHLKSIIHELLWLLSGDTNIQYLKDHNVRIWNEWADENGDLGPVYGHQWRNWNDEGIDQIKDVIHTLKTNPNSRRMMVSAWNPSVLPDTGKSFSENVENGKAALPPCHAFFQFYVADNKLSCQLYQRSADVFLGVPFNIASYALLTMMVAQVCDLECGDFIHSFGDVHIYNNLREQVELQLTREPRALPQMKLNPEIKNIFDFKYEDFSLENYDPHPAIKGIVAV
- a CDS encoding bifunctional nuclease family protein; this encodes MSLKRLKIRGISYSQTQNGAYALVLKEVDGSRQLPIVIGAFEAQSIAIALEKELSPPRPLTHDLFKSFAQRFSITVKQVIIHKLVDGVFYSSLICERDKIEEIIDARTSDAIALAVRFKAPVFTYENILEEAGIQQHIKPDKELEVVELDGEEMIDELINTATEEANDYSKFSLTELKKMLGEAVANENYELAAQIRDEISKR
- a CDS encoding electron transfer flavoprotein subunit alpha/FixB family protein, with protein sequence MSVLVYTESENGSFKKTAYEVASYAKGVADMMGTDVAAISFHANDAGDLGTYGVSRLHNVSDSKLDKFNAAAYANAIAQAAKAENAKVVVISSSADSKYLGSLVSVHLEAGYVSNVTEMPSSTEPFTVKRTVFTNKAFSNTAITTDIKLVGISKNAYGLKENATDCAVQAFTPSLSDADFTVHVQSVDKATDKVTIADAEVVVSAGRGMKGPENWGMIEELADVLGAATACSKPVSDLGWRPHGEHVGQTGKPVASNLYIAIGISGAIQHLAGINSSKIKVVINTDPEAPFFKAADYGVVGDAFEVVPALIEKLKAFKAENA
- a CDS encoding electron transfer flavoprotein subunit beta/FixA family protein; this translates as MKILVCISHVPDTTSKINFTDNDTQFDTSGVQFVINPNDEFGLTRAMWFKEKQGASVDVVTVGGAEVEPTLRKALAIGADTAIRVDTPATDGYQVAKQLSAVVKDGGYDLIIAGRESIDYNGGMVPGMIAAMTGASFVNTCISLEVDGSNATAVREIDGGKETVTASLPLVIGGQKGLVEESDLRIPNMRGIMMARKKSLTVIPATDTTTETNSISFTKPEPKGQVTLVDAGDLDRLIDLLHNEAKAI